The following are from one region of the Cytobacillus firmus genome:
- a CDS encoding Lrp/AsnC family transcriptional regulator has protein sequence MKLTEKQIEVLEILENNSARIPVEDIAKMAQLSVAETETTLDKLEEMKVLVRFNSVIDWSKVDGHEGVTAMIDVKVAPKRGVGFDEVAQRIYRFKEVRSVYLMSGAYDLSVIIEGRSMNEVARFVSEKLSTLDSVLSTTTHFILKKYKHDGTIFEQNEDDKRIVVSP, from the coding sequence TTGAAATTAACTGAAAAGCAAATCGAAGTTTTGGAAATTTTAGAAAATAACAGTGCGCGAATCCCTGTGGAAGACATTGCGAAAATGGCTCAATTAAGTGTGGCGGAAACTGAAACCACTTTAGATAAGCTTGAGGAAATGAAAGTGCTTGTGCGTTTTAATTCTGTTATTGACTGGTCAAAGGTGGATGGCCATGAGGGAGTTACTGCTATGATTGATGTGAAGGTTGCTCCAAAGCGCGGGGTAGGATTTGATGAAGTTGCACAGAGAATTTACCGTTTCAAAGAGGTGAGATCTGTCTATCTAATGTCCGGCGCCTATGATCTTTCTGTCATCATCGAAGGCCGTTCCATGAATGAGGTCGCCCGATTTGTATCAGAAAAGCTGTCGACTCTCGATTCCGTCTTGTCGACAACAACACACTTTATCCTAAAAAAATATAAACATGACGGCACTATTTTTGAACAAAATGAAGATGACAAGCGAATTGTGGTGTCACCGTAA